A genomic stretch from Oscillospiraceae bacterium includes:
- a CDS encoding DUF2202 domain-containing protein — protein MSKTIITKLTFTLILAVALLFNACASSSVSEELSSAVSSSEQTQPEISSSAPTADETTMVGYGAVGALADTDLTTEKMLLYAVQDEYLAHGEYTAIIEKFGDQNPYTNIMEAEETHLNALREVYDALGMTFPEDTSADHIIISETLLEAAQTGVQAEIDNIAMYERFLTYELPDNVKAVFESLKTASESHLKAFQTQVDKLS, from the coding sequence ATGTCGAAAACTATAATAACAAAATTAACTTTTACGCTCATTTTGGCAGTTGCCCTTCTATTCAACGCATGCGCTTCTTCTTCGGTTTCCGAAGAATTGAGTTCCGCCGTTTCCTCATCCGAACAAACACAGCCAGAAATATCATCATCCGCACCCACTGCTGATGAGACGACAATGGTAGGATACGGCGCCGTGGGTGCTCTTGCCGATACCGATCTCACAACGGAGAAAATGCTGTTGTATGCGGTGCAGGACGAGTATCTCGCACATGGAGAATATACCGCCATTATTGAAAAATTCGGAGATCAAAACCCCTATACGAATATCATGGAAGCAGAAGAAACCCATTTGAACGCGCTCAGAGAGGTATATGACGCACTTGGTATGACATTCCCCGAAGACACCTCCGCCGACCATATCATCATTTCTGAAACGTTGCTGGAAGCGGCTCAGACGGGCGTCCAGGCGGAAATCGATAATATCGCCATGTATGAACGCTTTTTAACCTATGAACTTCCCGACAATGTGAAAGCTGTTTTTGAGTCGTTAAAAACCGCATCAGAAAGCCATTTAAAAGCATTCCAAACACAGGTTGACAAGCTATCATAA
- a CDS encoding serine hydrolase: protein MFEQFEEMLTQSGANVFRYYMYRDGEITSHERLASYPCSNCYSISKNFTATAVGLAYDMGLLGLDDLVVDLFKEELPKQYDENLKRVRVWNLLTQTMGLEKGCLFEPDRYSHGTDDFIQVALSQPLPNAPGTKFTYSNSTFYLLACIVEKLSGMPLDLFIRKYLFSKLGINEFTWERCPKGHVMGATGLYLSTADLLKLGILYCNNGFWEGERLLSEKWVNLATAKRPEYEGLPTALSFWFIDGGFQGSGAYRQCLIVYPERKIVFAAHSFETKIDVGRLIQDYIQEI, encoded by the coding sequence ATGTTTGAGCAATTTGAAGAGATGTTAACGCAGTCCGGCGCAAACGTGTTCCGTTACTACATGTACCGCGACGGCGAGATCACGTCGCATGAGCGCCTTGCCTCCTATCCATGTTCCAACTGTTATTCCATTTCGAAAAATTTTACCGCAACGGCGGTCGGATTGGCATATGACATGGGCTTGCTCGGCCTCGACGATCTTGTCGTTGATCTTTTCAAAGAGGAATTGCCCAAACAGTACGATGAAAACCTGAAGCGCGTCAGAGTATGGAATTTACTGACCCAGACAATGGGATTGGAAAAGGGCTGCCTGTTTGAACCGGACCGCTATTCCCACGGAACGGACGATTTTATTCAGGTCGCGCTTTCTCAGCCGCTGCCGAACGCACCCGGAACTAAATTTACTTACAGCAACTCCACTTTTTATCTGCTGGCCTGCATCGTGGAGAAGCTCTCCGGCATGCCGTTAGATCTGTTTATTCGCAAATATCTGTTTTCAAAACTCGGCATCAACGAATTCACATGGGAACGCTGCCCGAAAGGCCATGTGATGGGCGCCACGGGGTTGTACCTGTCGACTGCCGACCTTTTAAAACTCGGCATTTTATATTGCAATAACGGCTTTTGGGAAGGCGAACGCCTGTTGAGCGAAAAATGGGTCAATCTGGCCACGGCAAAACGCCCGGAATACGAAGGCCTGCCGACCGCACTCAGCTTTTGGTTTATCGACGGCGGGTTTCAGGGCAGCGGTGCATACAGGCAGTGCCTGATCGTCTATCCGGAGCGCAAAATCGTCTTCGCCGCACATTCGTTTGAGACAAAAATTGATGTCGGTCGGTTGATACAGGATTATATTCAAGAAATTTAA
- a CDS encoding linear amide C-N hydrolase codes for MCTSIFYSSSDGDLFLGRTMDLTRVLNCHVCSVPKGTTWHDSVNRPIKNKYSFIGAGDITDKLYFIDGVNQAGLGGAALYSNHVERYKAPESNGKLQISSLEFIPYVLGNYNSIAELKKGFSDFDLVGVIEPMTEKIHPLHYIFADKAGECAVVEYAADGLKIYNNPVGVMTNQPEFPVQLANLETYSQIHMKNMPFKNIDRNAVASKREKMKSESLPIPGDGHSTSRFIKAAVLTTFIHGQHPSDEALVAGMRVLNSVSVIRNGAYPDSPNTYTQYSALMCLTKQQYAAQSYYNFDLMRLDLKKYSKAKKPQTRWNLYPAATIHPVED; via the coding sequence ATGTGTACCTCAATTTTCTATTCCTCATCCGACGGAGATTTATTCTTGGGCAGAACCATGGATTTGACCCGTGTATTGAATTGCCATGTCTGTTCGGTTCCGAAAGGAACAACGTGGCATGACAGCGTAAATCGACCAATAAAGAATAAATATTCGTTTATCGGTGCAGGGGATATTACCGATAAATTATACTTTATAGACGGCGTCAATCAGGCGGGACTCGGCGGGGCGGCATTATATTCCAATCATGTCGAACGGTATAAAGCGCCCGAAAGCAACGGAAAACTTCAAATTTCCTCTTTGGAGTTCATCCCTTATGTCTTGGGAAATTACAACAGTATTGCTGAATTGAAAAAGGGCTTTTCCGATTTTGATCTGGTCGGCGTGATAGAGCCGATGACCGAGAAAATTCACCCGCTTCACTATATTTTTGCGGATAAAGCGGGGGAATGCGCCGTGGTGGAATATGCTGCGGACGGGTTGAAGATTTATAACAATCCGGTAGGTGTGATGACCAATCAGCCCGAATTCCCTGTGCAATTGGCCAATTTGGAGACCTATTCTCAAATCCATATGAAAAACATGCCGTTTAAAAACATCGACCGAAACGCTGTCGCTTCCAAGCGTGAAAAAATGAAATCCGAATCACTGCCGATTCCAGGAGACGGACACTCTACCTCACGTTTCATCAAAGCGGCCGTATTGACCACCTTTATCCACGGGCAGCATCCCTCGGACGAAGCATTGGTCGCGGGAATGCGCGTGTTAAATTCCGTATCGGTGATTCGCAACGGCGCATACCCCGATTCGCCCAACACCTATACGCAATACAGCGCTTTAATGTGCTTGACCAAACAGCAGTATGCAGCGCAGTCCTATTATAATTTCGATTTGATGCGCTTGGATCTGAAAAAATATTCAAAAGCGAAAAAGCCGCAGACCCGATGGAATCTTTATCCGGCCGCAACGATCCATCCCGTAGAAGATTAA
- a CDS encoding GNAT family N-acetyltransferase, with product MIIRQMKLTDYDPVIQLWKNTAGMGLNDVDDSPAGIEKFLSRNPNTCFVAEDESGIIGTVLCGHDGRRAMIYHAAVAENKRNFGVGKALINAVTDALKREGIQKVSLVVMRKNELGNAFWTHMGFPERIDLVFRSKSLMD from the coding sequence ATGATAATCAGACAGATGAAATTAACCGATTATGACCCTGTCATACAGCTTTGGAAAAATACCGCCGGAATGGGGTTGAATGACGTTGATGATTCTCCGGCGGGCATTGAAAAATTCCTCTCCCGAAACCCGAATACCTGCTTTGTCGCGGAGGACGAAAGCGGAATTATCGGAACCGTTTTATGCGGTCACGACGGTAGGCGTGCAATGATCTATCACGCGGCGGTCGCTGAAAACAAGCGTAATTTCGGGGTCGGCAAGGCCTTGATCAACGCCGTAACGGACGCGCTCAAACGCGAGGGAATTCAAAAAGTATCGCTGGTTGTCATGCGAAAAAACGAACTCGGAAACGCCTTTTGGACGCATATGGGCTTTCCGGAGCGAATCGATCTCGTTTTCAGAAGCAAGAGTTTGATGGATTAA
- a CDS encoding CapA family protein produces MDQYLKLLFAGDLCTRNQKITGEKAYTGKLYEKLRPVFSSADFRLVNLENPVIEGGKPIDKSGPPLRANPIDLCLLSDGGFDCAILANNHIGDYGSEGIASTLKGLDGRNIAHTGAGMTEDEARKPWIAEKGGIKFAVIAQAEYEFGTASGEKPGSASINLQKLFHQINALKKEVDFVIVVIHGGNELNPFPSPDVKKRYRLIADFGADAVIGMHPHCPQGYEVYEGKPIFYSTGNFFFQRDYCPADEGWYFGYLPVLSLKKGGGVSFEIVPYRFDPECTQISPLENTDKEKFIDYLKRNSECLNNPEEHKLLFMAWCLHAGIPYANWFLRFDEKNLYDPSACHNEKILGLRNLWTCEAHNELMRELNLMVAEGTEAQARKKLGHVIWSQKIPVPTVQDNQLTFDPSIPPILTGKTTVKDWEAERRPELLHLIAENVYGFCPTSEQYKVSFAKASPDCESMDGMATRKMIHVTVSAEYGDFTFPFVLFIPKNAKGKCPATLFINNREPDQIDPDRKVISEFWPAEEIIKRGYAAAAFHTQTVDTDVDDGFENGIIRIFEKDLKNRSADAWATIAAWAFGASRILDYLVSDEMIDSKRISIVGHSRGGKTALWAGANDERFYSVYSNDSGCSGAALTRGKIGEHLLNINTAMPFWFNENYKSYNGREREMPFDQHMLLALITPRPLYVASASYDDWSDPKSEYKSLYLASEAYKVYGYDAKFPPTLPEPEQQIISERVGHHIRIGEHNLTGYDWNLYLNFLDSVK; encoded by the coding sequence ATGGATCAATACCTCAAATTACTGTTTGCCGGAGACCTTTGCACCAGAAATCAGAAGATTACCGGCGAAAAAGCATATACGGGCAAACTCTATGAAAAATTACGCCCGGTTTTTTCATCTGCGGACTTTCGCTTGGTCAATCTTGAAAACCCCGTGATTGAAGGCGGAAAACCGATTGATAAATCCGGCCCGCCGCTTAGGGCAAATCCGATTGACCTCTGCCTGCTCTCCGACGGCGGGTTTGACTGCGCGATTTTGGCGAATAACCACATCGGGGATTACGGTTCGGAAGGCATCGCGTCCACACTGAAAGGGCTTGACGGGCGCAACATCGCCCACACCGGCGCCGGCATGACTGAAGACGAAGCGAGAAAGCCCTGGATTGCCGAAAAAGGCGGCATCAAGTTTGCCGTGATTGCACAGGCCGAATATGAATTCGGGACCGCTTCCGGCGAAAAGCCCGGTTCTGCTTCCATCAATCTGCAAAAACTGTTTCATCAGATCAATGCCCTGAAAAAAGAGGTCGATTTCGTCATCGTCGTGATTCACGGCGGCAACGAACTCAATCCCTTCCCCAGTCCGGATGTGAAAAAGCGGTATCGGTTGATTGCGGATTTCGGTGCGGATGCGGTCATCGGCATGCACCCGCATTGCCCGCAGGGATATGAAGTTTATGAGGGAAAACCGATTTTTTACAGCACCGGCAATTTCTTTTTTCAGCGGGATTACTGCCCCGCCGACGAAGGATGGTATTTCGGGTATCTACCGGTTTTATCGCTGAAAAAAGGCGGCGGCGTTTCTTTTGAGATTGTACCCTATCGTTTTGACCCGGAATGCACGCAGATTTCTCCGCTTGAAAACACCGATAAGGAAAAATTTATTGACTACTTAAAACGAAATTCGGAATGTCTGAACAATCCCGAAGAGCATAAACTGCTTTTTATGGCTTGGTGCCTGCATGCCGGGATTCCCTACGCGAACTGGTTCCTGCGTTTTGATGAAAAAAACCTTTACGACCCGTCAGCATGCCATAACGAAAAGATTTTAGGCCTACGCAACCTCTGGACCTGTGAGGCACACAATGAATTGATGCGGGAATTGAATCTCATGGTCGCCGAGGGTACCGAGGCACAAGCGCGAAAAAAGCTCGGGCATGTGATTTGGTCGCAAAAAATACCCGTGCCGACAGTTCAAGACAATCAATTGACTTTTGATCCGTCTATTCCTCCGATTTTAACCGGTAAAACAACCGTGAAGGACTGGGAAGCAGAACGGCGTCCGGAATTATTGCATTTGATTGCGGAAAACGTCTACGGTTTCTGCCCGACTTCGGAACAGTATAAGGTCTCGTTTGCAAAAGCAAGTCCCGATTGTGAGAGCATGGACGGCATGGCCACTCGTAAAATGATTCACGTCACAGTCTCGGCTGAATACGGCGATTTTACCTTCCCGTTTGTGCTGTTTATCCCGAAAAACGCAAAAGGGAAATGCCCTGCGACGCTGTTTATCAACAACCGTGAACCCGACCAAATCGACCCTGACCGAAAAGTCATCAGCGAATTTTGGCCCGCAGAAGAAATTATCAAGCGGGGTTATGCGGCTGCGGCTTTTCATACGCAAACGGTTGACACCGATGTGGACGACGGATTCGAGAACGGCATCATCCGTATCTTTGAAAAAGACCTGAAAAACCGTTCTGCAGACGCATGGGCGACCATTGCGGCATGGGCGTTCGGCGCAAGCCGCATCCTCGATTATCTGGTTTCGGATGAAATGATCGATTCAAAGCGTATTTCGATTGTCGGGCATTCCCGCGGCGGAAAAACCGCGCTTTGGGCGGGCGCAAACGACGAGCGGTTTTACAGCGTATACAGCAATGACTCCGGTTGTTCCGGCGCCGCTTTGACGCGCGGAAAAATCGGAGAACATCTGCTGAATATCAACACGGCAATGCCGTTTTGGTTCAATGAAAACTATAAGTCCTACAACGGACGGGAACGGGAGATGCCGTTTGACCAGCATATGCTGTTGGCTTTGATCACACCGAGGCCGCTCTATGTGGCGAGCGCTTCCTATGATGACTGGTCCGACCCGAAATCGGAATACAAATCTCTCTATCTTGCAAGTGAAGCTTATAAAGTATACGGTTACGACGCCAAGTTCCCGCCGACGTTGCCCGAGCCCGAACAGCAAATCATATCCGAACGAGTCGGACATCATATCCGCATCGGAGAACACAATCTGACCGGTTACGACTGGAATTTATATCTAAATTTTCTCGATTCGGTTAAATAA
- a CDS encoding histidine phosphatase family protein, translated as MIANTTVYFIRHCMSDTSECDTMKRPLTERGMADRLSVTRFLWDKHISAVFSSPYKRATDSISDFASKAGLKIQIVDEFRERECDSDWDKKNDFYSLFQRQWANFDYTISDGESLRTVQNRNIQALSNILKQNIGENIVIGTHGLALSTIINYYDKSYGYEDFVKMLPICPYAVKMVFDGQRCIEIKQFDILKTII; from the coding sequence ATGATTGCAAACACAACCGTTTATTTCATCAGGCATTGTATGTCCGACACTTCCGAATGCGACACCATGAAAAGGCCGCTCACCGAAAGAGGAATGGCGGACCGGCTCTCCGTCACGCGTTTTTTGTGGGACAAACACATCAGTGCGGTATTTTCCAGCCCTTATAAAAGAGCGACCGATTCCATTTCCGATTTTGCTTCGAAAGCCGGTTTAAAGATTCAAATTGTGGATGAATTCCGAGAACGTGAATGCGACAGCGACTGGGATAAAAAGAACGATTTTTATTCTTTATTCCAACGCCAGTGGGCAAACTTCGACTATACGATTTCGGACGGTGAATCTCTTCGCACCGTTCAAAACCGCAATATCCAAGCGCTGTCGAATATTTTAAAGCAAAATATAGGCGAAAACATCGTGATCGGAACGCACGGACTGGCGCTCTCAACGATCATCAACTATTACGATAAAAGTTACGGCTATGAAGATTTTGTAAAAATGCTTCCGATCTGCCCGTATGCCGTAAAAATGGTCTTTGACGGACAACGGTGCATTGAAATCAAACAATTCGACATATTAAAGACGATTATTTAA
- a CDS encoding uroporphyrinogen decarboxylase family protein — MNSRERVVTVLKRGIPDRVPVDLSWGFSAPYRELFFQKTGQTDYMRYFGVDTEFANSANSKKPNDYSSYFGKQVEDALFSHDEWGIGHQKTPNGGHFSHIVSPLKNAETLNEILDYPLPDLDADYRLSAVQGNVEDIHQKSLAASAPLACTLFETAWQIRGFEELIMDLLDENELSECLIDRIMAIREKQIKAYVHAGADVMMFGDDIGMQTGMMLSPNLWRTFFKPRMAKLIKTARIINPDIPVFYHSDGDIREVIPDLIEIGVTVLNPVQPECMDPAEIKRLYGDKLAFWGSISVQQTLPFGTPEDVKNEVKLRMETIGKDGGFLIGPSHMIEPEVPWENLLAFFEAVEKYGRY; from the coding sequence ATGAACAGCAGGGAACGAGTTGTCACCGTATTAAAGCGCGGTATTCCCGACAGGGTGCCGGTCGATTTGAGCTGGGGATTTTCCGCACCGTATCGAGAATTATTTTTTCAAAAAACCGGACAGACCGACTATATGCGTTATTTCGGCGTCGATACGGAATTTGCCAATTCCGCGAACTCCAAAAAGCCGAATGATTATTCATCTTATTTCGGGAAACAGGTTGAAGACGCTCTGTTTTCACATGATGAATGGGGAATCGGACATCAGAAAACACCAAACGGCGGCCATTTTTCCCACATTGTCTCGCCGTTGAAAAACGCCGAAACGCTCAATGAAATTCTCGATTATCCCCTGCCCGATTTAGATGCCGACTACCGCCTTTCCGCTGTGCAAGGCAATGTCGAAGACATCCATCAAAAATCACTTGCAGCCTCTGCGCCGTTGGCCTGCACCCTCTTTGAAACGGCTTGGCAAATTCGCGGATTTGAAGAGCTCATCATGGATTTGTTAGATGAAAACGAACTGAGCGAATGTTTGATCGACCGCATTATGGCGATTCGGGAGAAACAGATTAAGGCCTATGTCCATGCGGGAGCAGACGTTATGATGTTCGGCGACGACATCGGCATGCAGACCGGCATGATGCTGAGTCCGAATTTATGGCGCACATTCTTCAAACCCCGGATGGCAAAACTGATTAAAACGGCAAGAATAATCAACCCCGACATCCCCGTATTTTATCACTCCGACGGCGACATCCGCGAGGTCATTCCCGACTTGATTGAAATCGGCGTCACAGTATTGAATCCGGTGCAGCCGGAGTGTATGGACCCCGCAGAGATCAAACGGCTTTACGGCGACAAACTGGCTTTTTGGGGGAGCATCAGCGTTCAGCAGACGCTCCCGTTCGGCACTCCTGAGGATGTAAAAAACGAAGTAAAACTGCGCATGGAGACCATCGGCAAAGACGGCGGATTTTTGATCGGGCCCTCCCATATGATCGAGCCGGAAGTTCCGTGGGAAAACCTTTTGGCTTTCTTCGAAGCAGTCGAAAAATACGGCCGTTATTGA
- a CDS encoding MBL fold metallo-hydrolase, protein MENHVEVRYLGQMGFVFRMGDITIMTDPYLSDYVDKNVINIRWKRNYPPPCDPSELADTDLVLLSHIHYDHTDPDTMIPLYAAGKTVFAGPYEVISQLKRWGFSDDRLIALEDMQRLDFQNQTITAIAAAHEDLHYDSEGHIRELSFVLAFENGISVFFGGDMCLYPGLVEKIPKPVTVTVLPINGRSETRRKLDIVGNLTYREAADLSAQMKAGTLIPAHFDLYDTNAEDPSALKNDLIKRYPNQNLNIMQPGSYSLIRRR, encoded by the coding sequence ATGGAAAACCATGTTGAGGTACGCTATCTCGGGCAAATGGGATTTGTTTTCCGGATGGGCGATATTACAATCATGACAGATCCTTACCTCTCCGATTACGTCGACAAAAATGTGATAAATATCCGGTGGAAACGGAATTATCCGCCACCCTGTGATCCGTCGGAACTTGCGGATACCGACCTTGTGCTGTTATCGCACATCCATTACGACCACACCGATCCGGATACAATGATTCCCCTTTATGCAGCGGGTAAGACCGTTTTTGCCGGACCGTATGAAGTGATTTCTCAATTAAAACGTTGGGGGTTTTCCGATGATCGGCTGATTGCGCTGGAAGACATGCAGCGGCTGGATTTTCAAAATCAAACGATTACTGCAATCGCCGCAGCTCACGAGGATTTGCACTATGACTCTGAAGGACATATCCGGGAACTGAGTTTCGTCCTCGCATTCGAAAACGGCATTTCGGTGTTTTTCGGCGGGGACATGTGTTTATATCCCGGTCTTGTTGAGAAGATTCCGAAGCCGGTGACTGTCACCGTTTTACCCATCAACGGCAGAAGCGAAACCCGCAGGAAACTGGATATCGTCGGGAATCTCACCTATCGGGAAGCTGCTGATCTATCGGCTCAAATGAAAGCCGGAACACTGATACCGGCACATTTTGATCTTTATGACACCAACGCCGAAGACCCTTCCGCATTAAAAAACGATTTGATAAAAAGGTATCCGAATCAAAATTTGAATATCATGCAGCCGGGAAGTTATTCTTTAATCAGACGAAGGTGA
- a CDS encoding 2-dehydropantoate 2-reductase N-terminal domain-containing protein: MTETVILGGGQTGRGFIGRLLYESGIPFVFLDKNPNLINALNQKGSYSISFFSSKNPIRVNDIEAYYAYSPQASEAIQNAKNIFISVGSENLEAAARYLLENKVCAKNIILCENAITPSRVVHDIFKKEINISAVNFVDTAIFCTTIKARNDPADILSEEYHKLPFDAGKVKNPFFKAPFFEPELNFPLLLMRKLCTYNAASAIITYVGWNLGYSILAEAASDPTIQMLLRNYYSAINNAICSKYGISSDIQREFAKNSLKKFSNPNIVDSIERNARQPLKKLGPDERIAFPMKLLLENNFNTQPLCKTAAAAILYGEQNESDWVKRFGIGQAGMVFSMISKINDKSMTEMINYEYGNLKKI; the protein is encoded by the coding sequence ATGACCGAAACAGTGATTTTGGGAGGCGGGCAGACCGGCCGCGGTTTTATCGGACGTCTGCTTTACGAAAGCGGCATCCCGTTTGTCTTTTTGGATAAAAACCCGAACTTGATCAATGCCTTAAATCAAAAAGGCAGTTACAGTATCAGCTTCTTCTCTTCGAAAAATCCGATACGGGTCAACGACATCGAAGCTTACTACGCGTATTCACCGCAGGCGTCGGAAGCAATTCAGAATGCAAAGAATATTTTTATCAGCGTCGGTTCCGAAAACCTTGAAGCTGCCGCCCGTTACTTACTTGAAAACAAAGTATGTGCGAAGAACATCATTTTATGTGAAAATGCAATTACTCCCTCTCGGGTTGTTCACGATATTTTTAAAAAAGAAATCAATATTTCCGCTGTCAATTTTGTTGATACGGCAATTTTCTGCACTACCATAAAAGCACGGAATGATCCGGCTGACATTCTCTCGGAGGAATATCATAAACTGCCTTTTGATGCGGGCAAAGTTAAAAATCCGTTCTTTAAAGCGCCTTTTTTTGAGCCCGAGCTCAATTTCCCCCTTTTACTCATGCGCAAATTATGTACCTACAATGCGGCGAGTGCGATTATTACCTATGTCGGCTGGAATCTGGGCTATTCGATCCTTGCGGAAGCAGCCAGCGATCCCACTATTCAAATGCTGCTCCGTAATTATTATTCAGCCATCAATAATGCTATTTGCTCAAAATACGGGATTTCGTCCGATATACAACGTGAATTTGCAAAGAATTCGCTGAAAAAATTTTCAAACCCGAATATTGTGGACAGTATTGAACGCAATGCCCGGCAGCCGTTAAAAAAGCTCGGTCCCGACGAACGAATCGCTTTCCCCATGAAACTGCTGCTTGAAAATAATTTCAATACGCAGCCGCTTTGTAAAACGGCTGCCGCAGCTATTTTATACGGCGAACAAAACGAATCGGATTGGGTGAAACGATTCGGAATCGGCCAAGCGGGCATGGTATTCTCTATGATAAGTAAAATCAATGATAAATCCATGACAGAAATGATTAATTATGAATATGGAAATCTGAAAAAAATATAA
- a CDS encoding class I SAM-dependent methyltransferase, whose amino-acid sequence MSRESIETVRAYYNEGCEGEWRRINGRPEFLLTCRFLDRYIKPGDKVLDIGGGPGRYSLYLAEKSCKVTLVDLSEENVKFALQKAKEADLKLNGFACNALELDKLISEQYDHVLLMGPLYHLLEEEERITAVNQALNALKPGGKLFVSFISMNAGMVYAMKCAPDVIADPNEKGFYNAFLDGNSFSGEAFTQAYFIAQKEVLPFMAQFPLQKLHFFGQEGMTSPCESNIMSQPKEIIDQWMDFTELTCEREELLSWSEHLMYVGEKL is encoded by the coding sequence ATGAGCAGAGAGAGCATCGAGACCGTGAGGGCTTATTACAACGAGGGCTGCGAAGGCGAATGGCGGCGGATAAATGGAAGGCCGGAATTTTTATTAACTTGCCGCTTCTTGGATCGCTATATCAAACCCGGTGACAAGGTGTTGGATATCGGCGGCGGCCCGGGGCGGTATTCGCTGTATTTGGCCGAAAAGAGCTGTAAGGTGACATTGGTTGACCTCTCTGAGGAAAACGTCAAATTCGCACTGCAAAAGGCCAAGGAAGCGGATTTGAAGCTCAACGGGTTTGCCTGCAATGCGCTCGAACTCGACAAGCTCATCAGCGAGCAGTATGATCATGTGCTGTTGATGGGGCCGTTATATCATCTGCTTGAGGAAGAAGAACGTATTACGGCGGTCAATCAGGCGCTCAATGCACTTAAACCCGGCGGCAAGCTATTCGTCTCATTCATCAGCATGAACGCGGGCATGGTTTACGCCATGAAATGCGCCCCTGACGTCATTGCCGATCCCAACGAAAAAGGCTTTTATAACGCGTTCCTTGACGGAAACAGCTTCTCAGGTGAAGCGTTTACACAGGCATATTTCATCGCCCAAAAAGAAGTTTTACCGTTTATGGCACAATTCCCGCTGCAAAAACTCCATTTCTTCGGTCAGGAGGGCATGACCTCACCGTGCGAAAGCAACATCATGTCGCAGCCGAAGGAAATCATCGACCAATGGATGGATTTCACCGAACTGACCTGTGAGCGTGAAGAACTTCTTTCATGGTCGGAACACCTGATGTATGTGGGGGAAAAACTTTAA
- a CDS encoding GNAT family N-acetyltransferase, with amino-acid sequence MIKPVERNDLKICLSIIQKGFESVTEEFGLTKENCPGRGDADLSYETLEAEFLLGDLMFVYVAGGKYVGFLSITQRPGLEYGIRYLVVLPEYRYRGYGTALLGHAKAAAAVLSAKKLVFSMLNYDMRLKNWYIENGFTEISSDRISGTPFLTVNMEMEL; translated from the coding sequence ATGATCAAACCGGTTGAACGAAATGACCTTAAAATCTGCCTTTCCATCATTCAAAAAGGATTCGAAAGCGTGACGGAAGAATTCGGTCTGACAAAAGAGAATTGCCCGGGTCGGGGCGATGCCGATCTTTCATATGAAACACTGGAAGCAGAATTCTTACTGGGCGATTTGATGTTTGTGTACGTTGCAGGCGGTAAATATGTGGGATTTCTGTCGATTACACAAAGGCCCGGCCTTGAATACGGAATCAGATATCTCGTGGTTCTGCCCGAATATCGGTACAGGGGTTACGGAACCGCCCTGCTCGGCCATGCAAAAGCGGCAGCCGCCGTTCTAAGTGCAAAGAAATTGGTCTTCAGTATGCTCAATTATGATATGCGGTTAAAAAACTGGTATATCGAAAACGGGTTCACCGAGATTTCGTCAGATCGAATTTCCGGCACGCCTTTTTTGACCGTTAATATGGAAATGGAGCTGTAA